The following proteins are encoded in a genomic region of Montipora foliosa isolate CH-2021 chromosome 8, ASM3666993v2, whole genome shotgun sequence:
- the LOC137967601 gene encoding UPF0415 protein C7orf25 homolog codes for MARCSRSTQLFQRIEKANELLERCSNLDKSIDGLSKLKRKIVAELKFLKSLESIPEPFQASYIKSTNLSFFEAVLVNCEQEKDVVAVIKPFCYVDINSDKFTFVVDVVADNGYCWIKVTARNASALHWIWQGGGDFGDKDIFHQTKMLQETSKQHPWNFSPPHVMLFCYNGITESLAKAFTSIGINVKGKILTDPGKELTSSGIDESFVVDRPHTQQCNLVNLDITTMIALVSALTNGGCGYVFKEPILTEQAKQERKSPVLPKVKLFLQGKELFACQTAVRDFNTILKTVGGVKEQERARDLLDTVTIVDDNPSTRSSGLQLSATIKKRSKVIFGTGDSMKAITSTANVSFTRAAANQGVEFSVFIHDSRALTESKEGQATLVEDLV; via the exons ATGGCACGTTGCTCCAGATCAACACAGCTTTTTCAAAGAATAGAGAAGGCAAATGAACTCTTGGAAAGGTGCAGTAACTTGGACAAATCCATAGACGGTCTTTCTAAGTTAAAGAGGAAAATTGTTGCAGAACTGAAGTTCCTTAAATCC TTGGAAAGTATTCCTGAACCATTTCAAGCTTCCTACATCAAGAGTACAAACCTGTCATTTTTTGAGGCAGTTCTAGTAAATTGTGAACAAGAGAAAGATGTTGTTGCTGTAATCAAGCCATTTTGCTATGTGGATATTAACTCAGACAAGTTTACTTTTGTGGTGGATGTTGTGGCAGACAATGGATATTGCTGGATTAAGGTCACTGCAAGGAATGCATCTGCACTTCACTGGATATGGCAAG GTGGAGGTGATTTTGGTGATAAAGATATATTCCATCAGACCAAG ATGTTACAAGAAACTAGTAAGCAGCACCCATGGAACTTTTCACCACCGCATGTTATGCTGTTTTGCTATAATGGAATTACAGAATCTCTTGCAA AGGCTTTTACAAGCATTGGGATCAATGTGAAGGGTAAAATTCTCACAGACCCAGGGAAGGAATTGACATCCAGTGGTATTGATGAAAGCTTTGTAGTTGACAGACCTCACACCCAACAATG TAACTTGGTCAATCTTGATATCACAACTATGATTGCGCTTGTATCGGCACTCACGAATGGTGGCTGTGGATATGTATTTAAG GAGCCTATTTTGACTGAACaagcaaaacaagaaaggaaaagCCCAGTGCTACCCAAGGTGAAGTTGTTTCTTCAAG GGAAGGAATTGTTCGCTTGTCAGACAGCTGTCAGAGACTTCAATACTATTTTAAAGACTGTTGGAGGCGTTAAAGAACAGGAGAGAGCTAG agACCTTCTTGACACGGTTACAATTGTGGATGACAATCCCTCCACCAGATCTAGCGGCCTACAACTGAGTGCAACTATAAAGAAACGCTCTAAG GTTATTTTTGGTACTGGTGACTCCATGAAAGCAATAACAAGCACGGCTAATGTTTCCTTCACGAGAGCAGCAGCAAACCAG